The Micromonospora sp. M71_S20 genome has a window encoding:
- a CDS encoding SitI3 family protein, with amino-acid sequence MSITYRLTLAGDIPLELLAELTAPGAAETPTPAGNRLLSADLNDECGFAVSITSGSHGYYEAEADGTVWAWEPENHVDIGFHMRKETLSDLGRPRMLRTVGRVLASRPEDAALVLNDNWLMLTRVNGTIRRHNEADWYDEAYDSFLPR; translated from the coding sequence ATGTCCATCACCTATCGACTGACGCTCGCTGGCGACATCCCGTTGGAGTTGTTGGCCGAACTCACCGCTCCGGGCGCCGCCGAGACACCGACGCCGGCCGGCAACCGCCTGCTCAGCGCCGATCTCAACGATGAGTGCGGGTTCGCCGTCAGCATCACGTCGGGCAGCCACGGGTACTACGAGGCGGAGGCGGACGGAACTGTGTGGGCGTGGGAGCCGGAGAACCACGTCGACATCGGCTTTCACATGCGCAAGGAGACGCTGAGCGACCTCGGCAGGCCGCGCATGTTGCGGACCGTGGGCCGGGTGCTGGCCAGCCGGCCCGAGGACGCGGCATTGGTGCTCAACGACAACTGGCTGATGCTGACCCGGGTGAACGGCACGATCCGCCGGCACAACGAGGCCGACTGGTACGACGAGGCGTACGACAGCTTCCTGCCCCGCTGA
- a CDS encoding DUF6244 family protein: MSHIEKITGELRALTTGVDRAQTLASAADNQAQEVALRAAGAGFAAVAAGLTRIRDGIATVRGGLGSLATTIGEATKSTAAVPQEASPHETITGLTPVHHAVDGIRDTAAATIAQVGQTRQLVTTVLHGGQPGPLIQSLEQITQVLTLVVQRTATARQAVETAIAEARQLGSAGN, encoded by the coding sequence GTGTCACACATCGAGAAGATCACCGGGGAACTGCGCGCCCTCACGACCGGCGTCGACAGGGCGCAGACACTGGCGTCCGCCGCCGACAACCAGGCGCAGGAAGTGGCCCTGCGCGCCGCCGGCGCCGGCTTCGCCGCCGTGGCGGCGGGCCTCACCCGGATACGCGACGGCATCGCCACCGTCAGGGGCGGCCTGGGCAGCCTCGCGACCACGATCGGCGAGGCCACGAAGAGCACCGCGGCCGTCCCGCAGGAAGCCAGCCCGCACGAGACGATCACCGGCCTGACACCCGTGCACCACGCCGTCGACGGCATCCGCGACACCGCCGCCGCCACCATCGCCCAGGTCGGCCAGACACGACAACTCGTCACCACCGTCCTGCACGGCGGCCAACCCGGACCCCTCATCCAGTCCCTGGAGCAGATCACGCAGGTCCTGACGCTGGTCGTCCAACGCACCGCCACCGCCCGACAGGCGGTCGAGACGGCGATCGCCGAGGCCCGGCAACTGGGGTCGGCGGGAAACTGA
- a CDS encoding DUF6098 family protein — protein sequence MGHLEHMGVVRYEAVMPVVDELDQLVDLLRKAAPGEQLYVRWSRGPGVDLSGEHGSGQSSKDALTGIDLPGLSANPLAVESWWGDRPLRLWVARRLYDYCHLRRLRGPGVRPWVLAGEQRGRGPDNEPLVRCRRPVAWVSERALREADRVVEAQASAEWGPLHRAD from the coding sequence GTGGGGCATCTGGAACACATGGGTGTGGTCCGGTACGAGGCGGTGATGCCGGTCGTCGACGAGCTGGACCAGCTCGTCGACCTGCTGCGGAAGGCGGCCCCCGGCGAGCAGTTGTACGTCCGGTGGTCCCGCGGTCCCGGCGTCGACCTGTCCGGCGAGCACGGGTCCGGGCAGTCCAGCAAGGACGCGCTGACCGGCATCGACCTGCCCGGCCTCTCCGCCAATCCGCTCGCCGTCGAGTCGTGGTGGGGCGATCGGCCGCTGCGGCTCTGGGTGGCCCGGCGGCTCTACGACTACTGCCACCTGCGTCGGCTACGCGGCCCGGGCGTACGTCCCTGGGTGCTGGCCGGCGAGCAGCGCGGCCGGGGACCGGACAACGAGCCGCTGGTGCGGTGTCGCCGGCCGGTCGCGTGGGTGTCCGAGCGGGCGCTGCGGGAGGCGGACCGGGTGGTCGAGGCGCAGGCGTCGGCGGAGTGGGGACCGCTGCACCGGGCCGACTGA
- the trpS gene encoding tryptophan--tRNA ligase, producing MSVARMLTGDRPTGRLHLGHYVGSIANRVRLHQRYESFFIIADLHMLTTRNTREDIERVAGNAREMVTDILAAGVDPQRATFYLQSAIPEVGDLNTLFQNLVTVPRLERVPSLKDMARDAGKEEMPYGLLGYPVLQAADILCVKGQVVPVGKDNAAHVEVTREIARRFNHLYGAVFPVPETIASETPPLVGTDGRAKMSKSLGNTIALSADSATVRRAVMGMYTDPNRIRADVPGTVEGNPVFAYHDIFNPDRAQVDDLKERYRAGRVGDVEVKEKLAVALDRFLDPIRERRTRIEAEPGLVDQLIFEGTERTRHEVRQTLVEVRRAMGLTSAYTQVRRRAERHRKATATPA from the coding sequence ATGTCCGTTGCACGGATGCTCACCGGGGACCGCCCCACCGGGCGGCTGCACCTCGGCCACTACGTCGGCAGCATCGCCAACCGGGTGCGGCTGCACCAGCGCTACGAGAGCTTCTTCATCATCGCCGACCTGCACATGCTCACCACGCGGAACACCCGCGAGGACATCGAGCGGGTCGCGGGCAACGCCCGGGAGATGGTCACCGACATCCTGGCCGCCGGCGTCGACCCGCAGCGTGCCACCTTCTACCTCCAGTCGGCCATCCCGGAGGTCGGCGACCTGAACACCCTCTTCCAGAACCTGGTCACGGTGCCCCGGCTGGAACGCGTGCCCTCGCTCAAGGACATGGCGCGCGACGCCGGCAAGGAGGAGATGCCGTACGGCCTGCTCGGGTACCCGGTGCTCCAGGCCGCCGACATCCTCTGCGTGAAGGGACAGGTCGTTCCGGTCGGCAAGGACAACGCGGCGCACGTGGAGGTGACGCGGGAGATCGCCCGGCGCTTCAACCACCTCTACGGTGCGGTGTTCCCCGTGCCCGAGACGATCGCGTCCGAGACGCCGCCCCTGGTCGGCACGGACGGCCGGGCGAAGATGAGCAAGAGCCTGGGCAACACGATCGCGCTCTCCGCCGACTCGGCGACGGTCCGCCGCGCGGTGATGGGCATGTACACCGACCCGAACCGGATCCGCGCCGACGTGCCCGGCACCGTCGAGGGAAACCCGGTCTTCGCGTACCACGACATCTTCAACCCCGATCGGGCGCAGGTTGACGACCTCAAGGAGCGCTACCGGGCCGGGCGGGTCGGCGACGTGGAGGTGAAGGAGAAACTGGCCGTCGCGCTCGACCGGTTCCTGGACCCGATCCGGGAGCGCCGGACCCGGATCGAGGCCGAGCCCGGGCTGGTCGACCAGCTGATCTTCGAGGGCACGGAACGGACCCGCCACGAGGTGCGGCAGACGCTCGTCGAGGTCCGCCGGGCGATGGGGCTGACCAGCGCGTACACGCAGGTGCGCCGCCGGGCCGAGCGGCACCGCAAGGCCACGGCCACGCCGGCCTGA
- a CDS encoding PRC-barrel domain-containing protein — protein MQPSTFNPWAWRDPSALAGGYSGASPDSAPPDGPKSGGDGPDAPGPGTPLDLVGYRVEATDGRIGSVDEASDDTDARWLVVDTGPWIFGRKVLLPAGTVTRVDHLDRTVHVDRTREQVKESPAFDPDAYGEPGYRDRIGDYYRESYRQG, from the coding sequence GTGCAGCCGTCGACGTTCAATCCCTGGGCCTGGCGCGACCCGTCCGCCCTCGCCGGCGGGTACTCCGGGGCCAGCCCCGACTCCGCCCCTCCGGACGGGCCGAAGTCCGGCGGCGACGGACCGGACGCCCCCGGCCCCGGCACCCCGCTCGACCTGGTCGGCTACCGGGTGGAGGCCACCGACGGGCGGATCGGCTCGGTCGACGAGGCCAGCGACGACACCGACGCCCGTTGGCTGGTGGTGGACACCGGACCGTGGATCTTCGGCCGCAAGGTCCTGCTGCCGGCCGGCACGGTGACGCGGGTGGACCACCTGGACCGCACGGTGCACGTGGACCGCACCCGCGAGCAGGTCAAGGAGTCACCGGCCTTCGACCCGGACGCGTACGGCGAGCCCGGCTACCGGGACCGGATCGGCGACTACTACCGGGAGAGCTACCGGCAGGGCTGA
- a CDS encoding SCO4848 family membrane protein, which translates to MVLSRGWALFLIGVGIWTWVIWPRFAVAIWKDPQSWSTGTIGEFPATGFLWIHALLIAASLLIGTTVGVLGVRAWRAARRRADRQAS; encoded by the coding sequence ATGGTGTTGTCGCGCGGCTGGGCGCTCTTCCTCATCGGGGTCGGAATCTGGACCTGGGTGATCTGGCCGAGGTTCGCCGTCGCCATCTGGAAGGACCCGCAGTCCTGGTCCACCGGCACGATCGGGGAGTTCCCGGCCACCGGCTTCCTCTGGATCCATGCCCTGCTGATCGCGGCGTCCCTGCTCATCGGCACCACCGTGGGTGTGCTCGGCGTCCGGGCGTGGCGGGCGGCCCGCCGGCGCGCCGACCGCCAGGCATCCTGA
- a CDS encoding tetratricopeptide repeat protein, whose protein sequence is MATGQLIDEDPTEALAHALAARRLASRIAAVREAVGLAAYHAGEWQTAIAELRTYHRMSGLQSHLAVLADCERALGRPERAIDLFRGADREKLDQAVATELLIVAAGARGDLGQKDAAVAMLQVPELTAETAEPWTARLRYAYADALLAVGRRDEAREWFSRAADVDTEGETDAAERLLELDGVLIEGDEEDEESAESIAAGPGAPGAVPARPDADLAGDTEPTADEDDADEDDAEDEDDEDDLDDEDDEDDLDDEDDEDDLDDEDLDDEDLEDEDDDEDDEQDEAAVAAVPSDDLADDELTDDEAGAVAAGTPGDGSGTATDGGEPTASGESETARR, encoded by the coding sequence GTGGCGACGGGTCAGCTGATCGACGAGGACCCGACCGAGGCGCTGGCGCACGCGCTGGCGGCCCGTCGGCTGGCGTCCCGGATCGCTGCCGTCCGCGAGGCCGTCGGCCTGGCCGCGTACCACGCGGGGGAGTGGCAGACCGCGATCGCGGAGCTGCGTACGTACCACCGGATGAGCGGGTTGCAGAGCCACCTGGCGGTGCTCGCGGACTGCGAGCGGGCGCTGGGCCGGCCCGAGCGGGCGATCGACCTGTTCCGTGGCGCGGACCGGGAGAAGCTGGATCAGGCCGTGGCGACCGAGCTGCTGATCGTGGCGGCCGGGGCGCGCGGCGACCTAGGCCAGAAGGACGCCGCCGTGGCCATGCTCCAGGTTCCCGAGCTGACGGCCGAGACGGCCGAGCCGTGGACGGCCCGGCTGCGGTACGCGTACGCCGACGCGCTGCTCGCGGTCGGTCGTCGCGACGAGGCCCGCGAGTGGTTCTCCCGGGCCGCCGACGTCGACACCGAGGGCGAGACCGACGCCGCCGAGCGGCTGCTGGAGCTCGACGGCGTGCTGATCGAGGGCGACGAGGAGGACGAGGAGTCCGCCGAGTCGATCGCCGCCGGCCCCGGCGCCCCGGGTGCGGTGCCGGCCCGACCGGACGCCGACCTCGCCGGCGACACGGAGCCGACCGCCGACGAAGACGACGCCGACGAGGACGACGCCGAGGACGAGGACGACGAGGACGACCTCGACGACGAGGACGACGAGGACGACCTCGACGACGAGGACGACGAGGACGACCTCGACGACGAGGACCTCGACGACGAGGACCTCGAAGACGAAGACGACGACGAGGACGACGAGCAGGACGAGGCCGCGGTCGCGGCGGTGCCGTCGGACGACCTGGCCGACGACGAGCTGACCGACGACGAGGCGGGCGCCGTCGCCGCCGGGACGCCCGGCGACGGCAGCGGGACCGCCACCGACGGTGGCGAGCCCACCGCCTCCGGCGAGTCGGAGACCGCGCGGCGATGA
- a CDS encoding HAD-IIA family hydrolase: protein MTTGAGERLVDGYALVVFDLDGVIYLIDRPVPGAVEAVGRLHAEGRSVAYATNNASRRSSEVADLLTGMGVPARPEEVLTSAAAAAELLRDQLPAGAPVLVVGTEALRAELRAVGLTPVSRADESPVAVVQGFGPQVCWADLAEASVAVRGGATWVATNTDPALPSGRGPLPGNGALVAVLRTALRRDPDVVVGKPEPALFTTAARRAGEGRTLLVGDRLDTDIEGARRAGLDSLLVLTGVSDAAELLAAPAHRRPTYVSMDLAGLFDPAAVVRVPGPADAGGWSVASRDDALELSGSGRPLDALAALCAAAWSTRPAPIRPGSVEAEKALAELGLSG, encoded by the coding sequence ATGACGACGGGTGCCGGGGAGCGGCTGGTCGACGGGTACGCCCTGGTCGTCTTCGACCTGGACGGCGTGATCTACCTGATCGACCGGCCGGTCCCCGGTGCGGTCGAGGCGGTCGGCCGGCTGCACGCCGAGGGCCGGTCGGTGGCGTACGCGACCAACAACGCCTCGCGCCGCTCCAGCGAGGTGGCCGACCTGCTCACCGGGATGGGCGTGCCCGCCCGGCCCGAGGAGGTGCTCACCTCCGCGGCGGCCGCCGCCGAGCTGCTTCGCGATCAGCTTCCCGCTGGCGCTCCGGTGCTGGTCGTCGGCACCGAGGCGCTGCGGGCCGAGCTGCGCGCGGTCGGGCTGACCCCGGTGTCGCGGGCCGACGAGTCGCCGGTCGCGGTGGTGCAGGGGTTCGGCCCGCAGGTCTGCTGGGCGGACCTGGCCGAGGCGTCGGTGGCCGTACGCGGCGGCGCGACCTGGGTCGCCACCAACACCGACCCGGCCCTGCCCAGCGGTCGCGGACCGCTGCCGGGCAACGGTGCCCTGGTCGCCGTGCTGCGCACCGCGCTCCGCCGGGATCCCGACGTGGTCGTCGGCAAGCCCGAGCCGGCGCTGTTCACCACGGCGGCCCGCCGTGCCGGCGAGGGCCGGACGCTGCTGGTCGGCGACCGGCTGGACACCGACATCGAGGGTGCCCGGCGGGCCGGGCTGGACAGCCTGCTGGTGCTCACCGGCGTGAGTGACGCGGCCGAGCTGCTCGCCGCCCCGGCGCACCGCAGGCCGACGTACGTCTCGATGGACCTGGCGGGGCTCTTCGACCCGGCGGCCGTGGTGCGGGTCCCGGGCCCGGCCGACGCCGGCGGATGGTCGGTGGCCTCGCGGGACGACGCGCTGGAGCTGTCCGGGTCGGGCCGCCCGCTGGACGCCCTGGCGGCGCTCTGCGCGGCCGCCTGGTCGACGCGGCCGGCGCCGATCCGTCCCGGCTCGGTCGAGGCGGAGAAGGCACTGGCCGAACTCGGCCTGTCGGGCTGA
- a CDS encoding SCP2 sterol-binding domain-containing protein: MASVDECRQALRDLAARLDRNAETVREKVDFDRTLACRITDLETAFHGRLSGGRLVDLADGDDPKAKIALSTSSDDLLALVRGELDITRAVTSRRVSIKANPLDLMKLRKLL, from the coding sequence GTGGCCAGCGTGGACGAATGCCGGCAGGCGTTGCGGGATCTGGCGGCCCGGCTGGACCGCAACGCGGAGACGGTGCGGGAGAAGGTCGACTTCGACCGGACGCTGGCCTGCCGGATCACCGACCTGGAGACGGCCTTCCACGGCCGGCTCTCCGGCGGCCGCCTGGTCGACCTGGCCGACGGCGACGACCCGAAGGCCAAGATCGCGCTGAGCACCAGCAGCGACGACCTGCTCGCACTGGTCCGCGGCGAACTCGACATCACCCGCGCGGTCACGTCCCGGCGGGTGTCGATCAAGGCCAACCCGCTCGACCTGATGAAGCTGCGCAAGCTGCTCTGA
- a CDS encoding phasin family protein, protein MQDAWRAYLELAMGLTEAPRKKAQDAVRRVVGSGGATAAQLQTLAEELVSTGAANREALTKLVRFEVDRALGAVGLATADEVAELTRRVHELERQLRDARATLGAPPPVPAGTAEPAHPVPAGAGPSPAPGAAEPAVPTSAAPAPVARPAVAKKALAKKAVAKKAVAKRTPSALAPTEDAAEPVRPAKKAPARKRPPEGEA, encoded by the coding sequence ATGCAGGACGCGTGGCGCGCCTACCTCGAGCTGGCCATGGGCCTGACGGAGGCGCCCCGGAAGAAGGCCCAGGACGCGGTTCGCCGGGTCGTCGGCTCGGGCGGGGCGACCGCCGCCCAGCTGCAGACCCTCGCCGAGGAGCTGGTCTCCACGGGCGCGGCCAACCGTGAGGCGCTGACCAAGCTGGTGCGGTTCGAAGTGGACCGGGCCCTCGGCGCGGTGGGGCTCGCCACCGCCGACGAGGTCGCCGAGCTGACCCGACGGGTGCACGAACTGGAGCGCCAGCTCCGGGACGCCAGGGCGACCCTCGGCGCCCCGCCGCCCGTGCCCGCCGGCACCGCGGAGCCGGCGCACCCGGTGCCCGCCGGTGCCGGGCCGTCGCCCGCCCCGGGCGCCGCCGAGCCGGCCGTACCGACCTCGGCGGCCCCCGCCCCGGTGGCGAGGCCGGCCGTCGCGAAGAAGGCGCTGGCCAAGAAGGCGGTCGCGAAGAAGGCGGTGGCCAAGCGGACGCCGTCGGCCCTCGCCCCGACCGAGGACGCCGCGGAGCCGGTCCGGCCGGCGAAGAAGGCACCGGCCCGCAAGCGGCCGCCGGAGGGCGAGGCGTGA
- a CDS encoding TlyA family RNA methyltransferase, with protein MARRNRLDAELVRRGLARSREQAAALVEAGRVQLRGVPARKPAAMVDPADPLLVTGEDPSAEYVSRGGHKLAGALAAFAPGGLTVAGRRCLDAGASTGGFTDVLLRADAAEVVAVDVGYGQLAWPLRNDPRVRVFERTNVRTLTPEVVDGPVDLTVADLSFISLRLVLPALAGCTRPDGDLALMVKPQFEVGKERVGAGGVVRDPSLRAEAVLDVAAAAARLDLGLADVAASPLPGPSGNVEFFVWLRRGAPPADPERVRAVVTAGPGGPVPSGDLPDAATEEVAG; from the coding sequence ATGGCACGTCGTAACCGGCTGGACGCCGAACTCGTCCGCCGCGGGCTGGCCCGGTCCCGGGAACAGGCCGCCGCGCTGGTGGAGGCCGGCCGGGTCCAGTTGCGCGGCGTACCGGCCCGCAAGCCCGCCGCGATGGTCGACCCCGCCGATCCACTCCTGGTCACCGGCGAGGACCCCAGCGCGGAGTACGTCTCCCGGGGCGGACACAAACTGGCCGGCGCATTGGCCGCCTTCGCCCCCGGTGGGCTGACGGTGGCCGGCCGGCGGTGCCTGGACGCGGGCGCCTCCACCGGCGGCTTCACCGACGTGCTGCTGCGCGCCGACGCGGCCGAGGTGGTCGCGGTCGACGTCGGCTACGGGCAGCTCGCCTGGCCGCTGCGCAACGATCCCCGGGTGCGGGTCTTCGAGCGCACCAACGTCCGTACGCTGACGCCGGAGGTCGTCGACGGCCCGGTCGACCTCACGGTCGCCGACCTGTCGTTCATCTCCCTGCGGTTGGTGCTGCCGGCGCTGGCCGGCTGCACCCGGCCCGACGGTGACCTGGCGCTGATGGTGAAGCCGCAGTTCGAGGTCGGCAAGGAGCGGGTCGGCGCCGGCGGGGTGGTCCGGGACCCGTCGCTGCGCGCGGAGGCCGTGCTCGACGTGGCCGCCGCGGCGGCCCGGCTCGACCTCGGCCTGGCCGACGTGGCCGCGAGTCCGTTACCGGGGCCGAGCGGCAACGTCGAGTTCTTCGTATGGTTACGCCGGGGCGCACCGCCGGCCGACCCGGAGCGGGTGCGCGCGGTGGTGACCGCCGGGCCGGGTGGTCCGGTGCCGTCCGGCGACCTGCCGGACGCGGCGACGGAGGAGGTGGCCGGGTGA
- a CDS encoding NAD kinase, with protein sequence MSRAALLVTHTGRRRSTEHARAVAADLISAGFEVRVVAEEADDLDLPGVVPMTGPEAAEGAEIVFALGGDGTFLRAAELARPAKVPLIGINLGKVGFLAEAEIDDLDSAVRDVVERNYTVDERLTLDVTAEFDGGPTIESWALNEISVEKGERAQMLELLVDVDGRPLSRYGCDGVVCATPTGSTAYAFSGGGPVVWPEVEALLLVPISAHALFSRPLVTAPTSTFAITVDPFTTLAVMSCDGRRVYDLPPGARVTVRRGALPVRVVRLRDRPFTDRLVAKFDLPVHGWRGNRR encoded by the coding sequence GTGAGCCGCGCGGCGCTGCTGGTGACGCACACCGGTCGCCGGCGCAGCACCGAGCACGCCCGCGCCGTCGCCGCCGACCTGATCTCGGCCGGCTTCGAGGTGCGGGTCGTGGCCGAGGAGGCCGACGACCTCGACCTGCCCGGGGTGGTGCCGATGACCGGCCCCGAGGCGGCCGAGGGCGCGGAGATCGTCTTCGCGCTCGGCGGGGACGGCACCTTCCTGCGGGCGGCGGAGCTGGCCCGCCCGGCGAAGGTGCCGCTGATCGGCATCAACCTCGGCAAGGTCGGCTTCCTCGCCGAGGCCGAGATCGACGACCTGGACAGCGCGGTACGCGACGTGGTCGAGCGTAACTACACCGTCGACGAGCGGCTCACCCTCGACGTGACGGCCGAGTTCGACGGCGGCCCGACCATCGAGTCCTGGGCGCTCAACGAGATCAGCGTCGAGAAGGGCGAGCGCGCCCAGATGCTGGAGCTGCTCGTCGACGTGGACGGCCGCCCGCTGTCGCGCTACGGCTGCGACGGCGTGGTCTGCGCGACCCCCACCGGCTCGACGGCGTACGCGTTCTCCGGCGGCGGGCCGGTGGTCTGGCCCGAGGTGGAGGCCCTGCTGCTGGTGCCGATCAGCGCGCACGCGCTGTTCAGCCGGCCGCTGGTCACCGCGCCCACCTCCACGTTCGCCATCACGGTCGACCCGTTCACCACCCTCGCCGTGATGTCCTGCGACGGCCGGCGGGTCTACGACCTGCCGCCCGGGGCACGGGTCACCGTGCGGCGCGGCGCGCTGCCGGTGCGCGTCGTACGGCTGCGGGACCGCCCGTTCACCGACCGGCTGGTGGCGAAGTTCGACCTGCCCGTGCACGGCTGGCGCGGCAACCGCCGGTGA